Proteins encoded together in one Pontiella desulfatans window:
- a CDS encoding sulfatase family protein, whose translation MMKKNVVLLLGLACCLTGWSKSAQASPNIILLFIDDLGVGDIGAFGCKDIPTPHMDRLAKEGVTLTQMYVTNPPCSPSRHSLLMGTYAQQDGKFGMMRGLPLPDEKPTFAEVFRDHGYVTGQVGKWDVGYHQSPSSRGFMEVAIEPPKAPNGKLFMRLDDNGEEIWLTELDGDRLVEFVDRNRKKGKPFMMYWSPLAVHCPHSNTPEKYCERTSVPKGQPLNKTFDSNRRLLGGGIVALDDQVGRLLDYLDEHNMRENTLIILASDNGPNVGEGGTSTPYRGGKGKGREQVGWTLTPGIVSWPGVIPQGTRYDGMMCTFDFYATMLSAAELPLPEHLDGVDVMPWLTGKKKGDVRDTVYWYNKNSKTRTRDIQAVRFGDWRLYRAQQQETWKLYDLKKDPREEKDVAAAFPEVVKQLEQKHNEWAQTLPPIYDLENRPPSGGGIPDQDISPKGKWIITDGKLGYTKPTAEQAEQMKAAKKAAKEAKRKKKGQGH comes from the coding sequence ATGATGAAGAAGAATGTCGTATTATTACTGGGGCTGGCCTGTTGTCTGACGGGTTGGTCGAAATCCGCCCAGGCGAGTCCGAACATTATACTGTTGTTTATCGACGATCTCGGGGTGGGCGATATTGGCGCGTTTGGCTGCAAAGACATTCCGACACCGCACATGGATCGGCTGGCCAAAGAGGGCGTGACACTCACTCAGATGTACGTCACGAACCCGCCATGCTCGCCAAGTCGACACAGCCTCCTCATGGGAACCTATGCGCAACAAGATGGGAAATTTGGAATGATGCGCGGTTTGCCGCTTCCGGACGAGAAGCCGACGTTTGCCGAAGTCTTCCGTGATCACGGCTACGTGACCGGGCAGGTCGGAAAATGGGATGTAGGCTATCATCAGTCGCCGTCGAGCCGCGGCTTTATGGAAGTGGCGATCGAACCACCGAAAGCGCCAAACGGAAAACTGTTTATGCGCCTGGATGATAACGGCGAGGAAATCTGGCTGACGGAGCTGGACGGGGATCGGCTGGTGGAGTTTGTGGACCGTAACCGCAAAAAAGGAAAGCCGTTCATGATGTACTGGTCGCCGCTGGCGGTGCATTGTCCACACAGCAACACACCGGAAAAATATTGCGAACGCACCTCCGTACCGAAAGGGCAGCCGCTCAATAAGACCTTTGACTCTAACCGTCGTTTGCTCGGCGGTGGAATTGTGGCGCTCGACGATCAGGTGGGCAGACTGCTCGATTATCTCGATGAACACAACATGCGCGAAAACACGCTGATCATATTAGCGAGTGATAACGGGCCGAATGTCGGAGAAGGCGGCACGTCAACCCCGTACCGGGGCGGGAAAGGAAAGGGTCGTGAGCAGGTCGGCTGGACGCTGACCCCCGGGATCGTTTCCTGGCCGGGTGTGATTCCTCAAGGCACGCGTTATGACGGGATGATGTGTACCTTCGATTTTTATGCCACCATGCTCAGCGCCGCTGAATTGCCGTTGCCGGAGCACCTCGACGGGGTCGATGTGATGCCGTGGCTGACGGGAAAGAAGAAGGGCGATGTTCGCGACACCGTCTATTGGTATAACAAAAACTCGAAGACCCGTACGCGGGACATTCAGGCGGTTCGTTTTGGCGATTGGCGGTTATATCGAGCCCAGCAGCAGGAAACGTGGAAACTCTATGACCTGAAGAAAGATCCGCGCGAAGAAAAAGATGTAGCGGCAGCGTTTCCGGAGGTCGTGAAACAGTTGGAGCAAAAGCACAATGAATGGGCGCAAACGCTTCCGCCGATTTACGATCTGGAAAACCGTCCCCCCAGTGGAGGCGGGATTCCGGATCAGGACATATCGCCGAAAGGTA